A stretch of the Pan paniscus chromosome 2, NHGRI_mPanPan1-v2.0_pri, whole genome shotgun sequence genome encodes the following:
- the SETD5 gene encoding histone-lysine N-methyltransferase SETD5 isoform X3 has translation MEVLRDPIKKNSSESKPAQSGFSRGNSPLSCPESVEASPAVNEKSVYSTHNYGTTQRHGCRGLPYADHNYGAPPPPTPPASPPVQTIIPRSDLNGLPSPVEERCGDSPNSEGETVPTWCPCGLSQDGFLLNCDKCRGMSRGKVIRLHRRKQDNISGGDSSATESWDEELSPSTVLYTATQHTPTSITLTVRRTKPKKRKKSPEKGRAAPKTKKIKNSPSEAQNLDENTTEGWENRIRLWTDQYEEAFTNQYSADVQNALEQHLHSSKEFVGKPTILDTINKTELACNNTVIGSQMQLQLGRVTRVQKHRKILRAARDLALDTLIIEYRGKVMLRQQFEVNGHFFKKPYPFVLFYSKFNGVEMCVDARTFGNDARFIRRSCTPNAEVRHMIADGMIHLCIYAVSAITKDAEVTIAFDYEYSNCNYKVDCACHKGNRNCPIQKRNPNAAELPLLPPPPSLPTIGAETRRRKARRKELEMEQQNEASEENNDQQSQEVPEKVTVSSDHEEVDNPEEKPEEEKEEVIDDQENLAHSRRTREDRKVEAIMHAFENLEKRKKRRDQPLEQSNSDVEITTTTSETPVGEETKTEAAESEVSNSVSNVTIPSTPQSVGVNTRRSSQAGDIAAEKPVPKPPPAKPSRPRPKSRISRYRTSSAQRLKRQKQANAQQAELSQAALEEGGSNSLVTPTEAGSLDSSGENRPLTGSDPTVVSITGSHVNRAASKYPKTKKYLVTEWLNDKAEKQECPVECPLRITTDPTVLATTLNMLPGLIHSPLICTTPKHYIRFGSPFIPERRRRPLLPDGTFSSCKKRWIKQALEEGMTQTSSVPQETRTQHLYQSNENSSSSSICKDNADLLSPLKKWKSRYLMEQNVTKLLRPLSPVTPPPPNSGSKSPQLATPGSSHPGEEECRNGYSLMFSPVTSLTTASRCNTPLQFENISSPESSPAHRPESLSPELCHRKDLDLAKVGYLDSNTNSCADRPSLLNSGHSDLAPHPSLGPTSETGFPSRSGDGHQTLVRNSDQAFRTEFNLMYAYSPLNAMPRADGLYRGSPLVGDRKPLHLDGGYCSPAEGFSSRYEHGLMKDLSRGSLSPGGERACEGVPSAPQNPPQRKKVSLLEYRKRKQEAKENSAGGGGDSAQSKSKSAGAGQGSSNSVSDTGAHGVQGSSARTPSSPHKKFSPSHSSMSHLEAVSPSDSRGTSSSHCRPQENISSRWMVPTSVERLREGGSIPKVLRSSVRVAQKGEPSPTWESNITEKDSDPADGEGPETLSSALSKGATVYSPSRYSYQLLQCDSPRTESQSLLQQSSSPFRGHPTQSPGYSYRTTALRPGNPPSHGSSESSLSSTSYSSPAHPVSTDSLAPFTGTPGYFSSQPHSGNSTGSNLPRRSCPSSAASPTLQGPSDSPTSDSVSQSSTGTLSSTSFPQNSRSSLPSDLRTISLPSAGQSAVYQASRVSAVSNSQHYPHRGSGGVHQYRLQPLQGSGVKTQTGLS, from the exons ATGGAAGTATTAAGAGATCCAATTAAGAAGAATAGTTCTGAGTCTAAACCAGCCCAGAGTGGCTTCTCTAGGGGAAACTCCCCGCTCAGCTG CCCTGAATCTGTGGAGGCTAGTCCAGCAGTTAATGAGAAGAGCGTGTATTCCACTCATAATTATGGGACCACTCAGAGGCATGGGTGTCGAGGACTGCCTTATGCT GATCATAATTACGGAGCCCCTCCTCCTCCGACACCTCCTGCTTCTCCCCCTGTCCAGACGATCATCCCTCGTTCTGACCTGAATGGCCTGCCGTCGCCTGTAGAGGAACGCTGTGGAGACAGCCCGAACTCTGAAGGAGAAACTGTACCTACCTGGTGTCCTTGTGGTCTTTCTCAGGATGGCTTCCTTCTCAACTGTGACAAGTGCAG GGGAATGAGCAGGGGGAAGGTTATTAGACTTCATCGGCGGAAGCAGGACAACATATCAG GTGGGGATAGCAGTGCAACAGAAAGCTGGGATGAGGAGCTTTCTCCTTCCACTGTGTTGTATACAGCAACACAGCACACACCTACAAGCATCACCTTAACTGTTAGAAGAACCAAACCCAAGAAGCGGAAAAAGAGTCCAGAAAAGGGTCGTGCAGCACCAAAGACGAAGAAAATCAAG AATTCTCCCTCTGAAGCACAGAATTTAGATGAGAATACAACTGAGGGCTGGGAAAATCGGATAAGACTATGGACTGACCAGTATGAAGAAGCTTTCACTAATCAGTACAGTGCAGATGTACAGAACGCGCTTGAACAACACCTACATTCTAGCAAGGAATTTGTGGGCAAACCTACTATTTTAGACACTATTAATAAGACTGAATTGGCCTGTAATAACACAGTTATTGGTTCCCAAATGCAG TTACAGCTGGGAAGAGTCACTCGTGTTCAAAAGCACCGGAAGATCCTGAGGGCTGCAAGAGATTTGGCTTTGGACACTCTTATAATAGAGTATCGTGGGAAAGTCATGTTACGACAGCAATTTGAGGTCAATGGGCATTTCTTCAAAAA ACCATACCCCTTTGTGCTCTTCTACTCAAAATTCAATGGTGTAGAGATGTGTGTGGATGCCCGTACTTTCGGTAATGATGCTCGGTTCATCAGAAGATCATGTACACCAAATGCAGAG GTGCGACACATGATTGCAGACGGGATGATTCACCTGTGCATCTATGCTGTGTCTGCCATCACCAAGGATGCTGAGGTCACCATAGCATTTGATTACGAGTATAGTAACTG TAATTATAAAGTGGACTGTGCCTGTCACAAGGGAAACCGGAATTGTCCTATACAAAAAAGGAATCCTAATGCTGCAGAACTGCCACTCCTACCACCTCCTCCAAGCCTACCCACCATTGGAGCAGAGACTAGACGTAGAAAAGCACGACGGAAAGAGCTAGAGATGGAGCAGCAGAATGAGGCTTCAGAGGAGAATAATGACCAGCAATCACAAGAAGTTCCAGAAAAAGTAACTGTATCCAGTGATCATGAG GAAGTAGACAATCCAGAAGAAAAaccagaagaagagaaagaagaggttaTAGATGACCAGGAGAACCTAGCTCATAGCAGGAGG ACCAGGGAAGATAGAAAGGTAGAAGCCATCATGCATGCTTTTGAAAacttagagaaaagaaagaagcggCGGGATCAGCCCTTGGAACAGAGCAACTCTGATGTAGAGATTACTACAACCACCTCAGAGACTCCTGTTGGTGAAGAGACAAAAACTGAAGCCGCTGAATCTGAAGTTAGCAACTCTGTTTCAAATGTTACCATCCCAAGCACCCCACAGAGTGTTGGTGTGAATACCCGGAGGTCTTCCCAGGCAGGG GATATTGCTGCAGAAAAACCAGTCCCCAAGCCACCTCCAGCAAAGCCTTCTAGGCCCCGGCCGAAGAGTCGAATTTCTCGGTACAGGACCAGTTCAGCCCAAAGACTAAAGCGTCAGAAGCAGGCCAATGCACAGCAGGCAGAATTGTCACAAGCTGCCTTGGAAGAGGGAGGAAGTAACAGTTTAGTAACTCCTACTGAAGCTGGAAGTCTAGACAGTTCAGGAGAAAACAGGCCATTAACAGGGTCTGACCCAACTGTGGTGTCAATTACTGGATCCCATGTCAACCGTGCTGCATCTAAATACCCCAAAACCAAAAAG TATCTAGTTACAGAATGGTTGAATGACAAAGCAGAGAAGCAAGAGTGCCCTGTTGAGTGCCCTTTACGTATCACAACGGATCCAACTGTACTGGCAACGACCCTAAACATGTTACCAGGTCTTATCCATTCCCCGTTAATTTGCACCACCCCCAAACACTACATTCGCTTTGGCTCACCCTTTATCCCTGAGAGACGTCGAAGGCCCCTTCTGCCTGATGGCACATTCAGCTCCTGTAAGAAG CGCTGGATAAAACAAGCCTTAGAAGAAGGGATGACTCAAACATCATCTGTACCCCAAGAGACTAGAACTCAGCACCTATACCAAAGCAATGAGAATAGTAGCTCTTCTAGTATCTGCAAAGACAATGCAG ACTTGTTGAGCCCATTAAAGAAATGGAAGTCTCGCTATCTGATGGAGCAGAATGTCACCAAGTTACTTCGGCCTCTGTCTCCAGTCACACCACCCCCTCCCAATTCAGGCTCAAAGAGTCCCCAGCTGGCCACACCTGGCTCATCTCACCCAGGAGAAGAGGAGTGTCGAAATGGATACAGCCTCATGTTTTCACCAGTCACATCTCTTACTACTGCTAGTCGCTGCAACACTCCTCTGCAGTTTGAG AACATATCCTCCCCTGAGAGTTCCCCTGCGCATAGGCCCGAGTCCCTGTCACCCGAG cTTTGTCACCGAAAAGACCTGGATTTGGCAAAAGTAGGATACCTTGACTCCAACACTAACAGCTGTGCTGATAGACCTTCCCTACTCAACTCAGGTCATTCTGACCTGGCTCCTCATCCCTCCCTCGGACCCACTTCTGAGACTGGTTTCCCAAGCAGAAGTGGAGATGGACATCAGACCCTCGTGAGAAACTCAGACCAGGCATTTCGGACAGAGTTCAACTTGATGTATGCCTACTCCCCTTTGAACGCTATGCCTCGAGCAGATGGACTGTATCGAGGATCTCCTCTAGTGGGGGATAGGAAGCCTTTACATTTGGATGGGGGATATTGTTCCCCTGCAGAAGGATTTTCCAGCAGATATGAACATGGCTTAATGAAAGACCTCTCTCGTGGATCCTTGTCACCTGGTGGTGAAAGGGCCTGTGAAGGAGTCCCATCTGCCCCCCAGAACCCACCACAGAGGAAAAAA gTATCCCTGCTGGAGTACCGAAAACGGAAACAAGAAGCTAAGGAAAATTCTGCTGGTGGGGGAGGTGACTCTGCACAGAGCAAAAGCAAGTCTGCAGGAGCTGGGCAAGGCAGCAGTAACTCCGTTTCTGACACTGGTGCCCATGGTGTGCAGGGATCCTCAGCCCGAACTCCATCTTCCCCTCACAAAAAATTCTCCCCATCTCATTCCTCTATGTCCCATTTGGAGGCGGTAAGCCCATCAGATTCCAGAGGCACTTCTTCATCTCACTGCAGACCTCAAGAGAATATCAGCAGTAGGTG GATGGTTCCCACATCAGTAGAACGACTCCGAGAAGGAGGGAGCATCCCCAAGGTCCTCCGAAGCAGCGTGAGGGTGGCCCAAAAGGGAGAGCCCTCTCCCACATGGGAGAGTAACATCACAGAGAAAGACTCAG ACCCTGCAGATGGAGAAGGCCCAGAGACATTGAGCTCAGCACTCTCTAAAGGAGCAACAGTTTACAGCCCTTCCAGATACAGCTACCAG CTCCTGCAGTGTGATAGTCCTCGGACAGAATCACAAAGCCTCCTTCAGCAGAGTTCCTCCCCCTTCAGAGGACATCCTACACAATCTCCAGGATACAGTTATCGAACTACTGCACTGAGACCTGGAAACCCCCCCTCTCACGGTTCTTCAGAATCATCCCTCTCTTCCACGTCCTATTCCAGCCCCGCCCACCCTGTGTCCACAGACTCGTTGGCCCCATTTACGGGGACACCAGGGTATTTTAGCAGCCAGCCACATTCTGGAAACAGCACTGGCAGCAATCTTCCAAGGAGGAGCTGCCCTTCTAGTGCTGCTAGCCCTACCCTGCAGGGACCCTCAGACTCGCCAACCTCAGATTCAGTTTCTCAGTCCAGCACAGGAACTCTGAGTTCCACCTCCTTTCCTCAGAACTCTAGGTCGTCATTGCCATCAGACTTACGGACTATCAGTCTGCCCAGTGCTGGGCAGTCAGCTGTCTACCAGGCCTCCAGGGTATCTGCGGTTTCCAATTCACAGCACTACCCACACCGTGGGAGTGGGGGTGTGCACCAGTACCGACTCCAGCCACTGCAAGGGTCAGGAGTCAAGACTCAGACAGGACTTTCCTAG
- the SETD5 gene encoding histone-lysine N-methyltransferase SETD5 isoform X5 encodes MEVLRDPIKKNSSESKPAQSGFSRGNSPLSCPESVEASPAVNEKSVYSTHNYGTTQRHGCRGLPYATIIPRSDLNGLPSPVEERCGDSPNSEGETVPTWCPCGLSQDGFLLNCDKCRGMSRGKVIRLHRRKQDNISGGDSSATESWDEELSPSTVLYTATQHTPTSITLTVRRTKPKKRKKSPEKGRAAPKTKKIKAFREGSRKSLRMKNSPSEAQNLDENTTEGWENRIRLWTDQYEEAFTNQYSADVQNALEQHLHSSKEFVGKPTILDTINKTELACNNTVIGSQMQLQLGRVTRVQKHRKILRAARDLALDTLIIEYRGKVMLRQQFEVNGHFFKKPYPFVLFYSKFNGVEMCVDARTFGNDARFIRRSCTPNAEVRHMIADGMIHLCIYAVSAITKDAEVTIAFDYEYSNCNYKVDCACHKGNRNCPIQKRNPNAAELPLLPPPPSLPTIGAETRRRKARRKELEMEQQNEASEENNDQQSQEVPEKVTVSSDHEEVDNPEEKPEEEKEEVIDDQENLAHSRRTREDRKVEAIMHAFENLEKRKKRRDQPLEQSNSDVEITTTTSETPVGEETKTEAAESEVSNSVSNVTIPSTPQSVGVNTRRSSQAGDIAAEKPVPKPPPAKPSRPRPKSRISRYRTSSAQRLKRQKQANAQQAELSQAALEEGGSNSLVTPTEAGSLDSSGENRPLTGSDPTVVSITGSHVNRAASKYPKTKKYLVTEWLNDKAEKQECPVECPLRITTDPTVLATTLNMLPGLIHSPLICTTPKHYIRFGSPFIPERRRRPLLPDGTFSSCKKRWIKQALEEGMTQTSSVPQETRTQHLYQSNENSSSSSICKDNADLLSPLKKWKSRYLMEQNVTKLLRPLSPVTPPPPNSGSKSPQLATPGSSHPGEEECRNGYSLMFSPVTSLTTASRCNTPLQFENISSPESSPAHRPESLSPELCHRKDLDLAKVGYLDSNTNSCADRPSLLNSGHSDLAPHPSLGPTSETGFPSRSGDGHQTLVRNSDQAFRTEFNLMYAYSPLNAMPRADGLYRGSPLVGDRKPLHLDGGYCSPAEGFSSRYEHGLMKDLSRGSLSPGGERACEGVPSAPQNPPQRKKVSLLEYRKRKQEAKENSAGGGGDSAQSKSKSAGAGQGSSNSVSDTGAHGVQGSSARTPSSPHKKFSPSHSSMSHLEAVSPSDSRGTSSSHCRPQENISSRWMVPTSVERLREGGSIPKVLRSSVRVAQKGEPSPTWESNITEKDSDPADGEGPETLSSALSKGATVYSPSRYSYQLLQCDSPRTESQSLLQQSSSPFRGHPTQSPGYSYRTTALRPGNPPSHGSSESSLSSTSYSSPAHPVSTDSLAPFTGTPGYFSSQPHSGNSTGSNLPRRSCPSSAASPTLQGPSDSPTSDSVSQSSTGTLSSTSFPQNSRSSLPSDLRTISLPSAGQSAVYQASRVSAVSNSQHYPHRGSGGVHQYRLQPLQGSGVKTQTGLS; translated from the exons ATGGAAGTATTAAGAGATCCAATTAAGAAGAATAGTTCTGAGTCTAAACCAGCCCAGAGTGGCTTCTCTAGGGGAAACTCCCCGCTCAGCTG CCCTGAATCTGTGGAGGCTAGTCCAGCAGTTAATGAGAAGAGCGTGTATTCCACTCATAATTATGGGACCACTCAGAGGCATGGGTGTCGAGGACTGCCTTATGCT ACGATCATCCCTCGTTCTGACCTGAATGGCCTGCCGTCGCCTGTAGAGGAACGCTGTGGAGACAGCCCGAACTCTGAAGGAGAAACTGTACCTACCTGGTGTCCTTGTGGTCTTTCTCAGGATGGCTTCCTTCTCAACTGTGACAAGTGCAG GGGAATGAGCAGGGGGAAGGTTATTAGACTTCATCGGCGGAAGCAGGACAACATATCAG GTGGGGATAGCAGTGCAACAGAAAGCTGGGATGAGGAGCTTTCTCCTTCCACTGTGTTGTATACAGCAACACAGCACACACCTACAAGCATCACCTTAACTGTTAGAAGAACCAAACCCAAGAAGCGGAAAAAGAGTCCAGAAAAGGGTCGTGCAGCACCAAAGACGAAGAAAATCAAG GCATTTCGAGAGGGATCCCGGAAGTCCTTGCGGATGAAG AATTCTCCCTCTGAAGCACAGAATTTAGATGAGAATACAACTGAGGGCTGGGAAAATCGGATAAGACTATGGACTGACCAGTATGAAGAAGCTTTCACTAATCAGTACAGTGCAGATGTACAGAACGCGCTTGAACAACACCTACATTCTAGCAAGGAATTTGTGGGCAAACCTACTATTTTAGACACTATTAATAAGACTGAATTGGCCTGTAATAACACAGTTATTGGTTCCCAAATGCAG TTACAGCTGGGAAGAGTCACTCGTGTTCAAAAGCACCGGAAGATCCTGAGGGCTGCAAGAGATTTGGCTTTGGACACTCTTATAATAGAGTATCGTGGGAAAGTCATGTTACGACAGCAATTTGAGGTCAATGGGCATTTCTTCAAAAA ACCATACCCCTTTGTGCTCTTCTACTCAAAATTCAATGGTGTAGAGATGTGTGTGGATGCCCGTACTTTCGGTAATGATGCTCGGTTCATCAGAAGATCATGTACACCAAATGCAGAG GTGCGACACATGATTGCAGACGGGATGATTCACCTGTGCATCTATGCTGTGTCTGCCATCACCAAGGATGCTGAGGTCACCATAGCATTTGATTACGAGTATAGTAACTG TAATTATAAAGTGGACTGTGCCTGTCACAAGGGAAACCGGAATTGTCCTATACAAAAAAGGAATCCTAATGCTGCAGAACTGCCACTCCTACCACCTCCTCCAAGCCTACCCACCATTGGAGCAGAGACTAGACGTAGAAAAGCACGACGGAAAGAGCTAGAGATGGAGCAGCAGAATGAGGCTTCAGAGGAGAATAATGACCAGCAATCACAAGAAGTTCCAGAAAAAGTAACTGTATCCAGTGATCATGAG GAAGTAGACAATCCAGAAGAAAAaccagaagaagagaaagaagaggttaTAGATGACCAGGAGAACCTAGCTCATAGCAGGAGG ACCAGGGAAGATAGAAAGGTAGAAGCCATCATGCATGCTTTTGAAAacttagagaaaagaaagaagcggCGGGATCAGCCCTTGGAACAGAGCAACTCTGATGTAGAGATTACTACAACCACCTCAGAGACTCCTGTTGGTGAAGAGACAAAAACTGAAGCCGCTGAATCTGAAGTTAGCAACTCTGTTTCAAATGTTACCATCCCAAGCACCCCACAGAGTGTTGGTGTGAATACCCGGAGGTCTTCCCAGGCAGGG GATATTGCTGCAGAAAAACCAGTCCCCAAGCCACCTCCAGCAAAGCCTTCTAGGCCCCGGCCGAAGAGTCGAATTTCTCGGTACAGGACCAGTTCAGCCCAAAGACTAAAGCGTCAGAAGCAGGCCAATGCACAGCAGGCAGAATTGTCACAAGCTGCCTTGGAAGAGGGAGGAAGTAACAGTTTAGTAACTCCTACTGAAGCTGGAAGTCTAGACAGTTCAGGAGAAAACAGGCCATTAACAGGGTCTGACCCAACTGTGGTGTCAATTACTGGATCCCATGTCAACCGTGCTGCATCTAAATACCCCAAAACCAAAAAG TATCTAGTTACAGAATGGTTGAATGACAAAGCAGAGAAGCAAGAGTGCCCTGTTGAGTGCCCTTTACGTATCACAACGGATCCAACTGTACTGGCAACGACCCTAAACATGTTACCAGGTCTTATCCATTCCCCGTTAATTTGCACCACCCCCAAACACTACATTCGCTTTGGCTCACCCTTTATCCCTGAGAGACGTCGAAGGCCCCTTCTGCCTGATGGCACATTCAGCTCCTGTAAGAAG CGCTGGATAAAACAAGCCTTAGAAGAAGGGATGACTCAAACATCATCTGTACCCCAAGAGACTAGAACTCAGCACCTATACCAAAGCAATGAGAATAGTAGCTCTTCTAGTATCTGCAAAGACAATGCAG ACTTGTTGAGCCCATTAAAGAAATGGAAGTCTCGCTATCTGATGGAGCAGAATGTCACCAAGTTACTTCGGCCTCTGTCTCCAGTCACACCACCCCCTCCCAATTCAGGCTCAAAGAGTCCCCAGCTGGCCACACCTGGCTCATCTCACCCAGGAGAAGAGGAGTGTCGAAATGGATACAGCCTCATGTTTTCACCAGTCACATCTCTTACTACTGCTAGTCGCTGCAACACTCCTCTGCAGTTTGAG AACATATCCTCCCCTGAGAGTTCCCCTGCGCATAGGCCCGAGTCCCTGTCACCCGAG cTTTGTCACCGAAAAGACCTGGATTTGGCAAAAGTAGGATACCTTGACTCCAACACTAACAGCTGTGCTGATAGACCTTCCCTACTCAACTCAGGTCATTCTGACCTGGCTCCTCATCCCTCCCTCGGACCCACTTCTGAGACTGGTTTCCCAAGCAGAAGTGGAGATGGACATCAGACCCTCGTGAGAAACTCAGACCAGGCATTTCGGACAGAGTTCAACTTGATGTATGCCTACTCCCCTTTGAACGCTATGCCTCGAGCAGATGGACTGTATCGAGGATCTCCTCTAGTGGGGGATAGGAAGCCTTTACATTTGGATGGGGGATATTGTTCCCCTGCAGAAGGATTTTCCAGCAGATATGAACATGGCTTAATGAAAGACCTCTCTCGTGGATCCTTGTCACCTGGTGGTGAAAGGGCCTGTGAAGGAGTCCCATCTGCCCCCCAGAACCCACCACAGAGGAAAAAA gTATCCCTGCTGGAGTACCGAAAACGGAAACAAGAAGCTAAGGAAAATTCTGCTGGTGGGGGAGGTGACTCTGCACAGAGCAAAAGCAAGTCTGCAGGAGCTGGGCAAGGCAGCAGTAACTCCGTTTCTGACACTGGTGCCCATGGTGTGCAGGGATCCTCAGCCCGAACTCCATCTTCCCCTCACAAAAAATTCTCCCCATCTCATTCCTCTATGTCCCATTTGGAGGCGGTAAGCCCATCAGATTCCAGAGGCACTTCTTCATCTCACTGCAGACCTCAAGAGAATATCAGCAGTAGGTG GATGGTTCCCACATCAGTAGAACGACTCCGAGAAGGAGGGAGCATCCCCAAGGTCCTCCGAAGCAGCGTGAGGGTGGCCCAAAAGGGAGAGCCCTCTCCCACATGGGAGAGTAACATCACAGAGAAAGACTCAG ACCCTGCAGATGGAGAAGGCCCAGAGACATTGAGCTCAGCACTCTCTAAAGGAGCAACAGTTTACAGCCCTTCCAGATACAGCTACCAG CTCCTGCAGTGTGATAGTCCTCGGACAGAATCACAAAGCCTCCTTCAGCAGAGTTCCTCCCCCTTCAGAGGACATCCTACACAATCTCCAGGATACAGTTATCGAACTACTGCACTGAGACCTGGAAACCCCCCCTCTCACGGTTCTTCAGAATCATCCCTCTCTTCCACGTCCTATTCCAGCCCCGCCCACCCTGTGTCCACAGACTCGTTGGCCCCATTTACGGGGACACCAGGGTATTTTAGCAGCCAGCCACATTCTGGAAACAGCACTGGCAGCAATCTTCCAAGGAGGAGCTGCCCTTCTAGTGCTGCTAGCCCTACCCTGCAGGGACCCTCAGACTCGCCAACCTCAGATTCAGTTTCTCAGTCCAGCACAGGAACTCTGAGTTCCACCTCCTTTCCTCAGAACTCTAGGTCGTCATTGCCATCAGACTTACGGACTATCAGTCTGCCCAGTGCTGGGCAGTCAGCTGTCTACCAGGCCTCCAGGGTATCTGCGGTTTCCAATTCACAGCACTACCCACACCGTGGGAGTGGGGGTGTGCACCAGTACCGACTCCAGCCACTGCAAGGGTCAGGAGTCAAGACTCAGACAGGACTTTCCTAG